One stretch of Bremerella cremea DNA includes these proteins:
- a CDS encoding metal-dependent transcriptional regulator — MPSLTIQNYVKEIYQIAMQGPDKAASTGEIAAALKVSPGTVTSMLKTLSETGLASYTKYEGVRLTESGRKLALRVLRRHRLIELFLVHTLDLAWDEVHEEAENMEHAVSDLLVDRIDQFLGYPASDPHGDPIPTSDGKIRTEEGVKLTEWEAGKAFRLIRVMDQSPDFLRYLTEETLQPGCEAKLIANRPEAGILMIEIQDRVTALGIEAAEKLMVTAVS; from the coding sequence TGCCCAGTTTAACAATTCAAAATTATGTGAAAGAGATTTACCAGATCGCGATGCAAGGGCCCGATAAGGCCGCGTCCACTGGGGAAATCGCCGCTGCGCTGAAGGTTTCGCCGGGGACCGTTACCAGCATGCTAAAAACCCTCAGCGAAACCGGTCTGGCTTCGTACACCAAGTACGAAGGCGTACGTCTGACCGAATCTGGGCGGAAACTGGCCCTGCGTGTTTTACGACGTCATCGCTTGATTGAACTGTTTTTGGTTCACACGCTGGACTTGGCCTGGGACGAAGTCCACGAAGAGGCCGAGAACATGGAACACGCCGTGAGCGATTTATTGGTCGACCGGATCGACCAATTTTTGGGCTACCCTGCTTCCGATCCACATGGCGATCCGATTCCAACCTCGGACGGAAAGATTCGCACAGAAGAAGGGGTGAAGCTAACCGAGTGGGAAGCCGGTAAGGCATTTCGGCTGATTCGGGTGATGGACCAAAGCCCCGATTTTCTCCGCTACTTAACGGAAGAAACGCTGCAGCCTGGTTGCGAGGCAAAGCTGATCGCTAATCGCCCTGAAGCAGGCATCTTGATGATCGAAATTCAGGATCGGGTCACGGCGCTAGGGATCGAGGCGGCTGAAAAGCTGATGGTGACCGCCGTTTCTTAA
- a CDS encoding DinB family protein, producing the protein MSMIQRIQHQLEAARGFTNRILSDFKQPEDWVAQVCSQSNHALWFIGHMATTDNFFISLLAPDKVANKDHYQELFGLGSTPSAQLTTYPPIEEVRAYMNERRATLLEILGSLTDEDLATKTPSGTPDFLADYGQVFETAIWHEGLHSGQLTMVRRSLGHLPAMESLPPQQQA; encoded by the coding sequence ATGTCCATGATCCAACGGATACAACACCAATTGGAAGCGGCACGCGGCTTCACGAATCGCATTCTGAGCGACTTCAAACAGCCTGAAGATTGGGTCGCCCAGGTCTGTAGCCAGAGCAATCACGCCCTGTGGTTTATCGGGCACATGGCCACGACCGACAACTTCTTCATTTCGCTTTTGGCGCCAGATAAGGTCGCGAATAAAGATCACTACCAGGAACTGTTCGGCCTCGGCTCTACGCCTTCGGCTCAGCTAACGACCTACCCGCCGATCGAAGAAGTTCGAGCCTACATGAACGAACGCCGGGCGACGCTCTTAGAAATTCTCGGTAGCCTAACCGACGAAGACCTGGCCACAAAAACCCCTAGCGGTACGCCTGATTTTCTGGCCGACTACGGACAAGTATTTGAAACAGCGATTTGGCACGAAGGGCTCCACAGCGGGCAACTGACGATGGTCCGGCGATCGCTGGGGCATTTGCCGGCCATGGAATCCTTGCCACCTCAGCAACAAGCGTAG
- a CDS encoding MarR family winged helix-turn-helix transcriptional regulator, whose product MSWKKEDSLCFNLGVAMRRISRIYAEGLSPYEVTPPQLFMLSCLECRDGQKPSELAEQVHLDASSMTGLLDRTEKANLIRRIRDPDDRRALRIYLTPQGEETVAKLRPVVEQLQQKVHELFFAESSEQQIADFLQILRNAGIGCERPNEA is encoded by the coding sequence ATGAGCTGGAAAAAGGAAGACTCTCTCTGTTTTAACCTAGGCGTAGCGATGCGAAGGATTTCGCGGATCTATGCGGAAGGGCTTTCACCGTATGAGGTCACGCCACCCCAGCTTTTTATGCTGTCTTGCTTAGAGTGTCGCGATGGTCAAAAACCAAGTGAGCTCGCCGAGCAGGTTCACTTAGACGCTAGCAGCATGACCGGTTTGCTCGACCGAACCGAGAAAGCAAACCTAATTCGCCGTATCCGCGATCCCGATGATCGCCGAGCCCTCCGCATCTACCTTACGCCGCAGGGGGAGGAAACGGTCGCGAAGCTGCGACCGGTGGTTGAGCAGCTTCAACAAAAGGTCCACGAACTGTTCTTTGCCGAATCAAGCGAGCAGCAAATCGCAGACTTCCTGCAAATCCTTCGTAACGCCGGTATCGGGTGTGAACGCCCTAACGAAGCCTGA